A genome region from Lonchura striata isolate bLonStr1 unplaced genomic scaffold, bLonStr1.mat Scaffold_149, whole genome shotgun sequence includes the following:
- the LOC144248483 gene encoding uncharacterized protein LOC144248483 isoform X1, producing MFGAVKLSCSHLTLVLTSFQMQTVQISGREPQSWEVQADSSSQGPVCQAVILQDVSGPDVWMSKARCCRCPSCVKEQRRAGELAFWHSDSQVTLMQQHAKCVPFCFSGILQAACGVKLRLQVP from the exons atgtttggtgctgttaagttgtcctgcagccatttgacactagtcctaacttcctttcagatgcagacagttcagatcagtggcagagagccccagtcctgg gaggtccaggcagatagcagcagtcaaggccctgtgtgccag gcagtCATCTTGCAAGATGTCTCTGGTCCGGATGTCTggatgtccaaggccag gtgctgtcGCTGCCCTAGCTGTGTGAAGGAACAGAGGCGAGCGGGTGAGTTGGCATTTTGGCACAGTGACTCACAGGTGACCCTTATGCAGCAGCATGCTAAGTgtgtacctttttgtttttcaggtatcCTCCAGGCAGCTTGTGGAGTCAAATTGAGACTTCAG gTACCCTGA
- the LOC144248483 gene encoding uncharacterized protein LOC144248483 isoform X2, with amino-acid sequence MFGAVKLSCSHLTLVLTSFQMQTVQISGREPQSWEVQADSSSQGPVCQAVILQDVSGPDVWMSKARCCRCPSCVKEQRRAGILQAACGVKLRLQVP; translated from the exons atgtttggtgctgttaagttgtcctgcagccatttgacactagtcctaacttcctttcagatgcagacagttcagatcagtggcagagagccccagtcctgg gaggtccaggcagatagcagcagtcaaggccctgtgtgccag gcagtCATCTTGCAAGATGTCTCTGGTCCGGATGTCTggatgtccaaggccag gtgctgtcGCTGCCCTAGCTGTGTGAAGGAACAGAGGCGAGCGG gtatcCTCCAGGCAGCTTGTGGAGTCAAATTGAGACTTCAG gTACCCTGA